In Argonema galeatum A003/A1, one DNA window encodes the following:
- a CDS encoding A/G-specific adenine glycosylase, with the protein MTDDQLPITKLRWFRRKLKAWAKQNMRNFPWRKTKDPYAILVAEFLLQKTNADTVAPVYQRFMERYPTLSALAAAPPEDVTMLLQPLGLAFRALRLRQSTQLILKNYRGKIPKTEAQLLELPGVGKYTARSICAHAFGQRKAVLDTNVARILERFFGFWGGRVKWRSQELQDAAERAAPKTKVGTWNLDAIGLCGGSLHR; encoded by the coding sequence ATGACTGATGACCAATTACCAATTACCAAACTCAGATGGTTTCGCCGCAAGCTAAAAGCTTGGGCGAAGCAAAATATGCGAAATTTTCCTTGGCGTAAGACAAAAGACCCGTATGCGATTTTAGTGGCAGAATTCTTGTTGCAAAAAACCAATGCAGATACAGTTGCTCCAGTTTACCAGAGGTTTATGGAGCGATACCCTACCCTCAGCGCCCTAGCAGCTGCGCCACCGGAAGATGTTACGATGCTGTTGCAACCTTTGGGTCTTGCTTTCCGGGCCCTACGCCTGCGCCAGTCAACTCAGCTTATCCTGAAAAACTATAGGGGAAAAATCCCCAAAACAGAAGCCCAGCTGTTGGAATTGCCCGGTGTAGGAAAATATACAGCGCGATCGATCTGCGCCCATGCCTTCGGACAGCGCAAAGCAGTACTAGATACCAATGTTGCACGGATTTTAGAGCGTTTTTTTGGATTTTGGGGCGGTCGGGTAAAATGGCGATCGCAAGAGCTACAGGATGCGGCGGAACGGGCAGCACCCAAAACAAAAGTCGGAACGTGGAATTTGGACGCTATTGGACTTTGCGGCGGCAGTCTGCACCGCTAG
- the psb28 gene encoding photosystem II reaction center protein Psb28 — protein MAQIQFSQGIDEDVVPDVRLTRSPDGSNGTATFYFQNPKALSNSSTEDITGMYLIDEEGELTIRDVKAKFVNGKPAALEVFYGMKTAAEWDRFIRFMNRYAEDHGLGFTKS, from the coding sequence ATGGCTCAAATTCAGTTTTCCCAAGGTATCGATGAAGATGTTGTGCCCGATGTTCGACTCACCCGTTCGCCGGATGGCAGCAACGGCACGGCGACGTTCTATTTCCAAAATCCCAAGGCTTTAAGCAACAGCAGCACAGAAGACATTACCGGAATGTACCTGATTGATGAAGAAGGCGAACTGACTATACGGGATGTGAAAGCTAAATTTGTCAATGGTAAGCCAGCAGCACTAGAAGTGTTTTATGGTATGAAGACCGCTGCTGAATGGGATCGGTTTATCCGCTTTATGAATCGCTATGCCGAAGATCATGGTTTAGGATTTACGAAGTCTTAA
- a CDS encoding MogA/MoaB family molybdenum cofactor biosynthesis protein, producing the protein MTHLPHPDPAKITVNCAIITVSDTRTPETDRSGQLIKQLLLDSGHAVGTYAILKDEPEQIQEQMLSLGNRSDLHALIFNGGTGIAPRDTTYDTLEKLLEKTLPGFGELFRWLSYQEIGARAIASRAVAGIYKNKLVFSVPGSTNAVKLAVQQLILPELVHLVTQLNTTSAGY; encoded by the coding sequence ATGACTCATCTCCCTCATCCCGATCCAGCTAAAATAACTGTAAATTGCGCTATCATTACTGTCAGCGATACGCGCACTCCAGAAACCGATCGCAGCGGTCAGCTGATTAAACAGTTACTCCTCGACTCCGGTCACGCGGTGGGAACTTACGCTATTCTCAAAGATGAACCAGAGCAAATTCAAGAACAGATGCTAAGCTTGGGCAATCGCTCAGATTTGCACGCTTTGATTTTCAACGGCGGCACTGGTATCGCGCCGAGAGATACGACTTACGATACTCTAGAAAAGCTGCTGGAAAAAACTCTGCCCGGTTTCGGGGAGTTGTTTCGCTGGCTGAGTTATCAGGAAATTGGGGCAAGGGCGATCGCATCTAGGGCAGTCGCTGGTATTTATAAAAATAAGCTGGTTTTCTCTGTCCCCGGTTCTACCAATGCGGTCAAACTCGCTGTACAACAACTGATTTTGCCAGAACTGGTTCATCTTGTCACCCAGCTTAACACCACATCGGCAGGATATTAA
- a CDS encoding YdcF family protein, giving the protein MQPKKKPTQFSSLVSVRQYLLSLIRERFIWVGLSCLFITLGIWLINNGIILQKASQKPVDAILVLGGSITREIYVAELAKQYPQIPILISGGSNDPCILLIFRRANAPMQNALLEKCADTTFANFYFSLPILSQWQVHKVKLITSPTHLPRAKWMAQIILGSHGIWLEPDIVKEEGIPGNRESFIKTAWGLTRSLFWAVLSQFYSPKCSELIKLSDVDLEAWQLQGFTVKQCERQANLKL; this is encoded by the coding sequence ATGCAGCCTAAAAAGAAACCAACCCAATTTAGCTCGCTTGTCTCAGTTCGCCAGTATTTATTGTCCCTGATTCGCGAGCGATTTATTTGGGTAGGACTCAGCTGCTTGTTTATCACACTGGGAATTTGGCTCATAAATAATGGTATAATTTTGCAGAAAGCATCCCAGAAGCCAGTCGATGCCATTCTTGTATTAGGAGGCAGCATCACCAGAGAAATCTACGTCGCCGAGTTAGCAAAACAATATCCGCAAATTCCAATTCTGATTTCTGGAGGCTCAAACGATCCCTGCATTTTGCTCATTTTTAGACGTGCCAATGCGCCCATGCAAAATGCCTTGTTAGAAAAGTGTGCAGATACCACTTTTGCCAACTTTTACTTCAGTCTGCCAATCCTTAGCCAGTGGCAAGTTCATAAAGTTAAACTAATCACTTCCCCTACACATTTACCAAGGGCAAAGTGGATGGCTCAAATTATTTTAGGATCTCATGGAATTTGGCTAGAACCAGATATCGTTAAAGAAGAGGGTATTCCTGGTAATCGCGAGTCATTCATCAAAACTGCATGGGGCTTAACTCGCAGTTTGTTCTGGGCTGTCCTCAGTCAATTTTACTCGCCCAAATGTTCGGAATTGATCAAGCTTTCCGACGTAGACTTAGAAGCTTGGCAGTTGCAAGGTTTCACCGTCAAACAGTGCGAACGCCAAGCTAATCTAAAATTATAA
- a CDS encoding glycosyltransferase family A protein produces the protein MKEKVILSIVTPTTGKYSEYWLEQLLKVKGNVEFVLVYYPNIPIRPVDDPRVKILTSPYKGEMMQRFVGLLNASGEYVLALDDDDFVHPDIENLTGEYFKRFPESWILRLKKENIDFKDEERIKKDWGEIPDVAQLDICKKTPENPYPYQQGNYTGLLEIPVVPLDNQFDLRYAVLPFTGRKDNLGYHFENFNNIVWKNELVQKALTDLSQATKVLGAVTWIPSTGFDRLLGLFVQAKFFQKDAIIGHWMPKPEQIRYIDKPPGLKPPRFHVISDALLVKQYPQYGYLWNLVIEKLYGVPRTLAKTVKWKFLEKR, from the coding sequence ATGAAAGAAAAAGTTATTCTCTCTATAGTCACTCCTACTACAGGAAAATATTCAGAATATTGGCTAGAACAGTTATTAAAGGTAAAGGGTAATGTTGAATTTGTTTTAGTTTATTACCCAAACATCCCCATCCGACCTGTAGATGACCCTAGAGTCAAAATTTTAACAAGCCCCTACAAAGGGGAGATGATGCAAAGGTTTGTGGGGTTGCTAAATGCTTCTGGCGAATATGTTCTAGCTTTAGATGATGATGACTTTGTACATCCCGATATCGAAAATTTGACAGGTGAATATTTTAAGAGATTTCCTGAAAGTTGGATTTTAAGATTAAAAAAAGAGAATATTGATTTTAAGGATGAGGAACGCATTAAAAAGGACTGGGGAGAAATTCCTGATGTTGCTCAACTAGATATCTGCAAGAAGACGCCAGAAAATCCCTACCCTTATCAGCAAGGAAATTATACTGGATTGTTAGAAATTCCAGTTGTTCCTTTAGATAACCAATTTGATCTTCGATATGCAGTATTGCCTTTTACAGGCAGAAAAGATAATTTGGGATACCATTTTGAAAATTTCAATAATATCGTTTGGAAAAATGAGCTAGTTCAAAAAGCGCTAACCGATTTATCCCAGGCTACAAAAGTGTTGGGTGCCGTAACATGGATACCATCAACAGGTTTTGATAGGTTATTAGGTTTATTCGTGCAGGCTAAATTTTTTCAAAAGGATGCTATTATCGGTCATTGGATGCCAAAGCCAGAACAAATCCGATATATTGATAAGCCACCCGGATTGAAACCCCCCAGATTTCATGTAATTTCAGATGCACTTTTGGTTAAACAATATCCCCAGTATGGATATTTATGGAATCTGGTTATCGAAAAGTTGTATGGTGTACCGAGAACGTTGGCAAAAACGGTCAAATGGAAGTTTTTGGAGAAGCGATAA
- a CDS encoding single-stranded-DNA-specific exonuclease RecJ, which produces MINDQLQWQIQPTIQPPEWFIQEVRQHAGTSGHYAAQLLWQRGIRDTEQLAGFLNPILFKPASPFAFGQEMWWAIERLQQAINAGEIVAIWGDFDADGITSTAVLWDGLGQFFPHNTNLSYHIPNRLTESHGLNYQGIEALAQQGVKLIVTCDTGSTNISEIEYTKQLGIDVIVTDHHTLLPERPPVIAIINPRNLSADHQLFHLSGVAVAYKLVEALYETLPNIPKQPLEDLWDLVAIGLIADLVQLSGDCRYLAQLGIEKLQEDSQKPPAMRRRPGVGRLLEFCKKSGDRPTDISFGLGPRINAVSRIQGDARFCVELLTSRDIKHVEKLARETELANARRKSLQKDVEQQAAQKLTQLDLSTTGVIVLTEIGWPVGVLGLVAGQIAQKTGRPTILLSVEEAEEEDSRGAGERGDRNSPLPLCPSAPLPLARGSARSVNQIDLYQLVSAQAHLLHRFGGHPFAAGLSISVENIPLFTEAINQRLRQQIGGDDNKLGSRIISVDLTVTVAELGINLFRELKLLEPCGMGNPVPQLLIKNCWFENISNRNIQDAGGKKVQYIKTEFQIGDDSAQIGFPGIWWGHYKEEIPQGRCDAIVELDFNTYKKRYEVRVVAVRSLLSNLAPIQHWLTQTDWILDWRNQAEEQRSTGAQENHLEPMVDRQTLIIRECPTNWDDLQLWFRRALHTKQKLAIAYPPLQPVPPSQIWQQLVGIAKYLSRTGKTATQAQLQQKLGIGDACLQLGLQTLTKLGFQVKNGDGYYQITKHPELETPNLDAEISRDIEQFLAAVREEQFRRQYFYEIPLSTIRSVAYQTTFSQND; this is translated from the coding sequence ATGATAAATGACCAACTTCAATGGCAAATTCAGCCAACAATTCAGCCGCCAGAGTGGTTTATTCAAGAAGTTAGACAGCACGCTGGAACTTCTGGACATTATGCTGCCCAACTGCTATGGCAGCGGGGTATTCGCGATACCGAACAGCTAGCAGGATTTTTGAACCCTATCCTGTTCAAACCGGCAAGCCCGTTTGCATTCGGTCAGGAAATGTGGTGGGCGATCGAAAGATTGCAGCAAGCCATAAATGCAGGCGAAATTGTGGCAATTTGGGGAGATTTTGACGCCGATGGCATCACATCAACCGCTGTTTTATGGGATGGTTTAGGACAATTTTTTCCTCACAATACTAACTTATCATATCACATTCCCAATCGGTTAACCGAATCCCACGGACTGAATTACCAAGGAATTGAAGCTCTAGCCCAACAAGGAGTAAAACTGATAGTTACCTGCGACACTGGCAGCACTAATATAAGCGAAATTGAGTATACCAAGCAATTGGGAATCGACGTAATTGTTACCGATCATCACACGCTGCTGCCAGAACGTCCACCAGTAATTGCTATTATCAACCCCCGCAATTTATCGGCAGATCACCAGTTATTTCATCTTTCGGGAGTTGCTGTTGCTTACAAGTTGGTAGAGGCACTTTATGAAACTTTGCCGAATATTCCCAAACAACCTTTAGAGGATTTATGGGATTTAGTAGCAATTGGGTTAATTGCGGATCTAGTGCAACTTAGCGGTGATTGTCGCTACTTAGCACAATTGGGAATAGAAAAACTGCAAGAAGACTCACAGAAACCACCAGCAATGAGGCGGCGTCCTGGTGTAGGGAGGTTACTAGAATTTTGCAAGAAAAGTGGCGATCGGCCCACCGATATTTCCTTTGGACTTGGCCCGCGAATTAACGCCGTCAGCCGCATTCAAGGGGATGCCCGTTTTTGCGTGGAATTGCTCACCAGTCGCGATATCAAGCACGTTGAAAAGTTAGCTCGCGAAACCGAATTAGCTAACGCCCGCCGCAAGTCATTACAGAAAGATGTGGAACAGCAAGCTGCCCAAAAATTAACACAATTAGACTTATCAACAACTGGCGTTATTGTACTTACAGAAATTGGTTGGCCTGTGGGCGTTTTGGGTTTAGTCGCAGGCCAAATCGCGCAAAAAACTGGTCGCCCCACAATTTTATTAAGTGTAGAAGAAGCAGAGGAGGAAGACAGCAGGGGAGCAGGGGAGAGAGGAGATCGAAATTCCCCCCTGCCCCTCTGCCCCTCTGCCCCTCTGCCTCTCGCTAGGGGTTCTGCCCGTTCGGTAAATCAAATTGACCTTTATCAATTGGTGAGCGCTCAAGCACATCTTTTACATCGCTTTGGCGGTCATCCTTTCGCAGCTGGTTTGAGTATTTCAGTTGAGAATATTCCCTTATTTACAGAAGCGATAAATCAACGACTGCGGCAACAAATAGGGGGGGATGACAATAAATTAGGCTCGCGAATAATATCAGTTGATTTAACTGTGACAGTAGCGGAATTAGGTATAAATTTGTTCCGGGAATTGAAACTATTGGAACCCTGCGGTATGGGCAATCCCGTTCCGCAATTGCTGATTAAAAATTGCTGGTTTGAAAATATCTCGAATCGCAATATTCAGGATGCCGGTGGAAAGAAGGTTCAATATATTAAAACCGAGTTTCAAATTGGCGATGATTCTGCCCAAATAGGGTTTCCCGGTATTTGGTGGGGACACTACAAAGAAGAAATCCCTCAAGGACGATGCGATGCAATTGTGGAACTCGACTTCAACACCTACAAAAAACGCTACGAAGTGCGCGTCGTTGCGGTTCGATCGCTCCTGTCAAATCTCGCCCCTATCCAGCACTGGTTGACTCAAACAGATTGGATTTTAGACTGGCGAAATCAAGCAGAGGAGCAGAGGAGCACAGGAGCACAGGAGAATCACCTAGAGCCAATGGTCGATCGCCAAACCCTAATAATTAGAGAATGTCCAACCAACTGGGATGATTTGCAATTGTGGTTTCGACGCGCTTTGCACACAAAACAGAAATTAGCGATCGCCTATCCACCCCTACAACCAGTCCCACCCAGTCAGATTTGGCAACAGTTAGTAGGAATAGCTAAATATCTCAGTCGTACTGGTAAAACAGCTACACAAGCTCAACTACAACAAAAGCTGGGTATTGGCGATGCTTGCTTGCAACTGGGATTACAAACATTAACTAAATTGGGTTTTCAGGTTAAAAACGGCGACGGATACTATCAAATTACCAAACATCCAGAATTAGAAACGCCGAATTTGGATGCAGAAATCTCCCGCGACATCGAGCAATTTTTAGCCGCAGTGCGAGAAGAACAATTCCGTCGCCAGTATTTCTATGAAATTCCCCTTTCCACCATTCGATCGGTAGCCTATCAAACCACTTTTTCTCAAAATGATTAG
- a CDS encoding GNAT family N-acetyltransferase, with protein MTNFDRDEGPSASNHSVYVRNMEIDDLAPVYHLGEDVFTSDLYPYLYRTWDEWEVIGLYNTDPEYCLVAEIDDRLAGFILGTIISKPSWTYGYIIWLGVNPNFQRRGVGDKLVDKLVERMIEDGVRFMLVDTDPANTPAVKFFSRKGFGNTRQHIFLSMNLSKHDYYGRLIAYEREKVERAAYKRSRRRPTAKPQEIVSEAATKVMVTETPTSSSDEPMTNDK; from the coding sequence ATGACGAACTTTGATAGAGATGAGGGGCCATCGGCCAGCAATCACTCGGTTTATGTCCGCAACATGGAAATTGATGACCTTGCACCCGTGTACCACTTGGGAGAAGATGTATTTACGAGCGATTTGTACCCCTATTTATATCGAACCTGGGATGAATGGGAGGTGATAGGACTTTACAATACCGACCCCGAATACTGTCTGGTTGCGGAAATAGACGATCGACTGGCAGGTTTCATCTTAGGAACTATCATCAGCAAGCCATCCTGGACCTACGGATACATTATCTGGCTAGGAGTCAACCCTAACTTTCAGCGTCGAGGCGTAGGCGACAAGCTGGTTGATAAACTGGTGGAACGGATGATCGAAGATGGCGTGCGTTTCATGCTGGTAGATACCGATCCTGCTAATACTCCGGCGGTGAAGTTTTTTAGCCGCAAAGGTTTTGGCAATACCCGTCAGCACATTTTCTTATCCATGAATTTGAGCAAACACGATTATTATGGTAGATTGATTGCCTACGAGCGAGAAAAAGTTGAGAGAGCTGCATATAAGCGATCGCGTCGCCGTCCTACCGCAAAACCGCAAGAAATTGTCAGCGAAGCCGCTACCAAAGTAATGGTAACAGAAACCCCAACATCATCGAGCGACGAGCCAATGACCAATGATAAATGA
- a CDS encoding Uma2 family endonuclease, with amino-acid sequence MTTVTSSSISLLDNTLITQWQPATWEDYIAACEDRTLESARIFFYEGYLLIDMGNEGINHARFNALLTMVFVLWFTSKGVQAFDDLGGCVIEKPKVGGGAPDRVLYIGEDFPQWQEGEPRRINLDNWRVPDLVCEIADTTLANDLDEKKRLYAALKIPEYWVVDIKGERVLAFRLQDNGKYQECDFSGALEGLPISLLSETLKILSQGNGMAAMWFAQQIAGL; translated from the coding sequence ATGACTACCGTAACTTCATCCAGCATTAGTCTATTAGATAATACCCTAATTACCCAATGGCAACCCGCTACATGGGAAGATTATATAGCTGCCTGCGAAGATCGAACTTTGGAGTCAGCCAGGATATTTTTTTATGAAGGCTATCTTTTGATTGACATGGGTAACGAAGGAATTAACCACGCTCGATTTAACGCTCTGCTTACAATGGTATTTGTACTTTGGTTTACTAGCAAAGGAGTACAAGCTTTCGATGACCTTGGCGGTTGTGTCATTGAGAAGCCAAAGGTGGGTGGAGGTGCGCCCGATCGAGTTCTATATATCGGTGAAGATTTTCCCCAATGGCAAGAAGGGGAACCGCGTCGAATTAATCTAGATAATTGGCGAGTCCCCGATTTAGTGTGTGAAATTGCCGATACGACTTTGGCAAATGATTTAGATGAAAAGAAACGATTGTATGCAGCTTTAAAAATTCCCGAATATTGGGTTGTAGATATTAAAGGTGAAAGGGTATTGGCATTTCGGTTGCAAGATAATGGAAAATATCAGGAATGCGATTTTTCAGGAGCCCTTGAGGGGTTGCCAATTTCTCTGTTATCGGAAACTTTGAAAATTTTGAGTCAGGGAAATGGGATGGCGGCGATGTGGTTTGCACAACAAATTGCAGGTTTGTAG
- a CDS encoding Uma2 family endonuclease, with translation MVLPTITEDTISLTPGDELILRFRTWQDYEALLTRREDKAGLRIRYNSKTQEIRIMSPLPRHGKNADLLADFVKALLRQVGKDWDAFTPITLKRINQQGIEPDYCFYIDNRDRILGKERIDLETDPAPDLAIEIDLTCTTKPEDYQAIAPLELWVYRQSQLSIYQFDAQQYRESQISRWFPGYDLKTLIPQYIDRGWQIGSSVALGEFEEALRSL, from the coding sequence ATGGTATTACCCACAATTACTGAAGATACAATTTCCCTCACCCCAGGGGACGAACTCATCCTGCGATTTAGAACTTGGCAAGATTACGAGGCATTGCTAACTCGTCGAGAGGATAAAGCTGGATTGAGAATTCGCTACAACAGTAAAACTCAAGAAATTAGAATTATGTCACCATTGCCCAGACACGGTAAGAATGCAGATCTACTGGCGGATTTTGTCAAAGCTTTACTGCGACAGGTGGGGAAAGACTGGGACGCATTTACCCCAATTACGCTTAAGCGCATTAATCAACAGGGAATTGAACCAGATTACTGTTTTTACATAGACAATCGCGATCGCATTTTAGGGAAAGAACGCATCGATCTAGAAACAGATCCAGCGCCAGATTTAGCGATAGAAATTGACCTGACTTGCACAACTAAACCCGAAGATTATCAAGCGATCGCACCTTTGGAACTCTGGGTTTACCGTCAAAGTCAATTATCCATCTATCAGTTCGATGCACAGCAGTATCGAGAGTCTCAAATTAGCCGATGGTTTCCCGGTTACGATCTCAAAACCTTAATTCCTCAATACATCGATCGTGGCTGGCAAATTGGTTCTAGCGTTGCGCTGGGAGAGTTTGAAGAAGCGCTGCGATCGCTGTAA
- a CDS encoding type II toxin-antitoxin system HicB family antitoxin has translation MKIRAIIHPAEEGGYWAEVPALPGCITEGDTLEEVMTNLKDAIEGWLEVANSREAIASTDRIVEIAV, from the coding sequence ATGAAAATTAGAGCAATAATTCATCCAGCAGAAGAAGGTGGCTATTGGGCAGAAGTTCCCGCACTTCCAGGCTGCATTACTGAAGGAGACACGCTAGAAGAAGTGATGACTAATTTAAAAGATGCTATTGAAGGTTGGCTCGAAGTTGCTAATAGTCGTGAAGCAATTGCCTCCACAGATCGAATTGTGGAAATTGCTGTATGA
- a CDS encoding DUF5615 family PIN-like protein: protein MSLRLFIDQCVPNSIIQIIRDAEHEVFVLRDYIPIESPDIIVIAKAQELHAILVSLNGDFADIVTYPPSAYQGIISIQLRNHPEIIPQLMTRLTEYFSLYNSAEHYRGKLLLVEVYRIRIRE, encoded by the coding sequence ATGAGTTTAAGATTGTTCATCGATCAATGTGTTCCTAACTCTATTATTCAAATTATTCGTGATGCCGAACATGAAGTTTTTGTTTTGAGAGATTACATCCCTATTGAATCTCCAGATATTATTGTCATTGCCAAAGCACAGGAACTCCATGCAATACTTGTTTCCCTCAATGGAGATTTCGCTGATATTGTGACTTATCCACCAAGCGCATATCAGGGAATTATCTCTATTCAACTGAGAAATCACCCGGAAATTATACCTCAATTGATGACAAGGTTAACAGAATATTTCTCGTTGTATAATAGCGCTGAACATTACCGAGGTAAATTACTGCTCGTAGAAGTCTACAGAATTCGCATTCGAGAGTAA
- a CDS encoding DUF433 domain-containing protein — protein sequence MPVNWREHIVSTPDVLRGKPRIKGTRIPVSLILGYLASSNTVEHIISEFPDLVKEQIDACLDYARDLSDFETVA from the coding sequence ATGCCTGTAAACTGGAGAGAACATATCGTCAGTACCCCCGATGTATTGCGAGGTAAACCAAGAATCAAAGGAACTAGAATTCCCGTTAGTCTCATTTTAGGTTATTTAGCATCAAGTAATACTGTCGAACACATTATTTCTGAGTTTCCCGATCTAGTTAAAGAACAGATAGATGCTTGCCTGGATTATGCCCGCGATTTGTCAGATTTTGAAACAGTTGCCTAA
- a CDS encoding type II toxin-antitoxin system HigB family toxin translates to MHVISYRHLRKYGKAHSDCQEALDNWYKVAQKADWSNLVEVQSVFPSAEAVGNFTVFNIKGNKYRLIVSIDYDRQLIYIKYVFTHPEYDRETWKNDSYF, encoded by the coding sequence ATGCACGTCATTAGTTACCGACATTTGCGAAAATATGGTAAGGCGCATAGTGATTGTCAAGAAGCTCTGGACAACTGGTATAAAGTTGCACAAAAAGCAGATTGGTCTAATTTGGTTGAGGTTCAGTCTGTTTTTCCCTCAGCAGAAGCAGTGGGAAATTTTACAGTTTTTAATATTAAAGGAAATAAATATCGCTTGATTGTTAGTATTGATTACGATCGGCAATTGATTTATATAAAATATGTTTTTACTCACCCTGAATACGATCGGGAGACATGGAAAAATGACTCTTACTTTTAA
- a CDS encoding helix-turn-helix domain-containing protein: MTLTFNGDKYSELLVKYQPKLIRTEEENDKALAIVEELMHRYNRTPEENELYELLVTLIEKFEQDFYEPGNASNSHSMLLFLMEQQGVESKDLVKILGDGDVVAEIVEGKRKISQEEAIALGAFFGVDASLFV, translated from the coding sequence ATGACTCTTACTTTTAATGGAGATAAGTATAGTGAGTTGCTGGTTAAGTATCAGCCTAAGTTAATTAGGACTGAAGAAGAAAATGACAAGGCTTTGGCGATTGTTGAGGAGTTGATGCACCGTTATAACCGAACTCCAGAAGAAAATGAGCTTTATGAACTACTGGTGACTTTGATTGAGAAGTTTGAGCAGGACTTCTATGAACCGGGAAACGCATCGAATTCCCATTCAATGTTATTGTTTTTGATGGAGCAGCAGGGTGTTGAATCGAAGGATTTAGTAAAGATTTTGGGCGATGGTGATGTCGTAGCGGAGATAGTTGAAGGGAAACGGAAGATTAGTCAGGAGGAGGCGATCGCTTTGGGAGCTTTTTTCGGAGTTGACGCGAGTTTGTTTGTATAA
- a CDS encoding DUF5615 family PIN-like protein — MSLRFFIDQCVPNSIIQTLHDAGHEVLVLGDYIPIESPDIAVIAKAQELHAILVSLNGDFADIVTYPPSAYQGIISIQLRNHPEIIAQLMARLTEYLSLHDSGEYYRGKLLIVEVYRIRVRE; from the coding sequence ATGAGTTTACGATTTTTCATCGATCAATGCGTTCCTAACTCTATTATCCAAACTCTTCATGATGCTGGTCATGAAGTTTTAGTTTTAGGAGACTACATACCCATTGAATCTCCCGACATTGCTGTCATTGCCAAAGCACAGGAACTCCATGCAATACTTGTTTCCCTCAATGGAGATTTCGCTGATATTGTGACTTATCCACCAAGCGCATATCAGGGAATTATTTCTATTCAACTTAGAAATCACCCGGAAATTATTGCTCAGTTGATGGCAAGGCTAACAGAATACTTATCATTACACGATAGTGGGGAGTATTACCGAGGTAAATTACTAATTGTAGAGGTTTACAGAATTCGCGTTCGAGAGTAA
- a CDS encoding DUF433 domain-containing protein, giving the protein MPVNWREHIISTPDVLRGKPRIKGTRIPVSLILGYLASGNTVEQIIQEFPDLVKEQIYACLDYARDLSYFETVA; this is encoded by the coding sequence ATGCCCGTAAACTGGAGAGAACATATCATTAGTACCCCAGACGTACTGCGAGGTAAACCAAGAATCAAAGGAACAAGAATTCCCGTAAGTCTGATTTTAGGTTATTTAGCATCAGGGAATACCGTCGAGCAAATTATTCAAGAGTTTCCCGATCTAGTCAAAGAACAGATATATGCTTGTCTTGATTATGCTCGCGATTTGTCATATTTTGAAACAGTTGCCTAA
- a CDS encoding DUF6883 domain-containing protein: protein MKLPNGNQPEISLQKLVGYCLNQEHSSGKHKARVFASVLGITANNAEVLRELIQKAAIEGEVIQQDITDFGQQFKVDWTVPDTAGIELRTIWEITSTNSNPRLISAFIKL, encoded by the coding sequence ATGAAACTACCCAATGGCAATCAGCCTGAAATTTCTCTGCAAAAGCTCGTCGGCTACTGCTTAAATCAAGAGCATTCTAGTGGAAAGCACAAAGCGAGAGTCTTTGCATCGGTTTTGGGAATCACGGCTAATAATGCAGAGGTTTTGCGAGAGCTTATTCAAAAAGCAGCCATTGAAGGTGAAGTTATCCAACAAGATATTACTGATTTTGGGCAACAGTTTAAAGTTGATTGGACTGTACCCGATACAGCAGGGATTGAGCTTCGGACAATCTGGGAAATTACTTCAACTAATTCTAATCCTCGTTTGATTTCAGCTTTTATTAAACTATGA